TCTTCCACTGTTTCCAAACGTTTCCAGTCTATTTCAGAAATGTGCAGCAAACCGTCCTTACCCGGCAAAAATTCGATGAACGCACCGTAAGGCATGATAGAACGAACCTTACCTTTGTACACTTCACCCACTTCGGGAACAGCAACAATTGCCTTGATCATGCGCATTGCATCGTCAATACATTTCTTATTAGTACCTGAAACTTCGATACGTCCCACACCTTCTGTTTCTTCGATAGTGATGACAGCACCGGTCTCTTCCTGCATACCTTGAATTATTTTACCACCAGGACCAATCACAGCACCGATAAATTCTTTAGGAATTGTCATGGTTTCAATGCGGGGAGCATGTTCTTTCAAGTCTGCACGCGGTTCAGCGATTGTTTCAGCAATCTTATCCAAGATGTGCATACGCCCTTCCTTAGCCTGGTTCAATGCACGTTCCAAGATTTCATAAGACAGACCGTCTACCTTAATATCCATTTGCGTAGCAGTAATACCATCTCTTGTTCCAGTCACCTTGAAGTCCATATCTCCGAGGTGGTCTTCATCACCGAGGATATCAGACAATACTGCATATTTATCTTCACCTGCATTCTTAATCAGTCCCATTGCAATACCTGATACCGGCTTCTTGATCTTCACACCTGCATCCATTAATGCCAATGTTCCGGCACATACGGTAGCCATAGAAGAAGAACCATTAGATTCGAGAATTTCTGAAACAACACGTACTACGTACGGATAGTCAGCAGGAATCTGTCCTTTCAAAGCGCGCCAAGCCAAGTGGCCATGACCAATTTCACGACGACCTACGCCGCGTTGTGCTTTTGCCTCACCAGTGGAAAAAGGAGGGAAATTATAATGTAACAGGAAACGTTCTTTTCCGTGTTCCAATACATTGTCAATAATCTTTTCATCGAGTTTTGTACCCAGTGTGACAGAAGTCAGTGATTGAGTTTCACCACGAGTAAAGATAGCAGATCCGTGAGGACCGGGTAGGTAACCTACTTCACACCAAATCGGGCGAATTTCGGTAGTTTTACGACCATCCAGGCGTTTGCCTTCATCAAGAATAGAACGGCGCATTGCTTCTTTTTCTACATCGTGATAATAACGGTCGATCAAAGCCGCTTTTTCTTCCAGTTCCTCTTCTGAGAACTGAGCCTTAAACTCTTCACAAATAGCTTCGAAAGCAGCAAAACGTTCATGTTTATTGTTATTTCCGGAAGCAGCAACAGCATAAGCCTTGTCATAACAAGCTTCACGAACTGCCTTACGCAAGTCTTCGTCGTTTACCTCATGGTCATATTCACGTTTTACGGTTTTGCCAACTTCTTCAGTCAACTCCATCTGAGCTTTGCAATGTACCTTAATTGCTTCGTGAGCCACTTTCATAGCCTCTAGCAATTCTGCTTCGGATACTTCGTGCATTTCGCCTTCTACCATCATGATATTTTCATAAGTAGCAGCCACCATAAGGTCCATATCAGCTTTTTCCAGTTGCTCAAAAGTCGGATTGATTACAAACTGACCGTCAATACGCGCTACACGCACTTCGGAAATCGGTCCGTTAAATGGAATATCTGAAACAGCAAGTGCTGCAGAAGCTGCAAGTCCTGCCAATGCGTCCGGCATATCTACACCATCTGCTGAGAAGAGGATGATATTTACATATACCTCTGCATGATAATTGTCGGGGAATAAGGGGCGGAGAGCACGGTCAACAAGACGGCAGGTCAGGATCTCATAATCAGAAGCCCGACCTTCTCTTTTGGTAAAACCACCGGGGAAACGGCCGAATGCCGCAAATTTTTCTTTGTACTCTACCTGTAAAGGCATAAAATCTGTTCCGGGAACTGCATCTTTAGCGGCACAAACAGTAGCCAACAACATGGTGTTTCCCATGCGTAGCATTACAGAACCGTCTGCCTGTTTTGCCAACTTTCCCGTCTCGAGTGTGATGGTTCTTCCATCAGGTAACTCGATCGTCTTAACAATTGGGTTAATCATAAAAATTGTTTTATCTATACTTTTTCTTTCAAAATTCCTGCAAAGATATACATTTATCGTGGTAATTAGGTGGAAATGAGCTAAAAAGTTAGTTAGTAACTGATTTTTTTTCTAAATTAGGATGAAGAACACTGCAAAATGCTTTGACTAATCTCGAAAAGACGTATATTTGCACCTTGTAAAAAACACACGAGATATGAAAAAGATTACTTTTGTTGCGCTTGCCGCACTTACTATTACAGCTTGTAGTTCCGGTCCTAAATTCCAAGTGAACGGAGATATTTCAGGAGCCGACGGAAAAATGCTTTATCTCGAAGCGTCCGGCCTTGAAGGGATCGCCGCATTGGACTCGGTCAAACTGAAAGGAGAAGGAGCATTCAGTTTCAAACAGCCCCGCCCCGAATCACCCGAATTTTACCGTTTGCGAATAGACGACAAAGTCATTAACTTTTCTGTCGATTCTATCGAAACGCTCCAGATAAAAGCACCGTATGTAGACTTTTCAACTGCGTACACCATAGAAGGTTCCGGAAACAGCAACAAAATAAAAGAGCTAACGCTGAAACAAATCGATCTTCAAAAGAATGTGGACGACTTGCTAGCTACATTACGCAACAATAATATCAGCCACGATATTTTCGAAGACAGCCTGGCCACGTTGCTCAATAACTATAAAGAGGATGTGAAAGTAAACTATATATTCGCAGCACCGAATACGGCAGCCGCTTATTTCGCCCTGTTCCAAAAGCTCAACAACTATCTGATATTCGATCCGTTGAACAACAAAGACGATGTGAAATGTTTTGCAGCCGTAGCTACCAGCCTCAACAATACATATCCCGATGCAGTACGCTCCAAGAACCTTTATAATATCGTTATTAAAGGTATGAAAAACACACGTCAACCCCAGGCAAAAGCACTGGAGATTCCACAGGAAAAAATTGTAGAAACCGGCATCATCGACATTGCTTTGCGCGACATACACGGGAATGTGCGCAAGTTGACTGACCTGAAAGGCAAAGTCGTATTACTCGACTTCTCCGTATTCCAGTCACCGGCAGGCGCTCCCCACAATATGTTGCTTCGCGAACTATATAATAAGTATGCTTCACAGGGATTGGAAATTTACCAGATCTCTCTCGATGCGGACGAACACTACTGGAAAACGGCAGCAGCCAACCTCCCTTGGATATGTGTGCGTGACGGCAACGGAGTTTATTCCACCAATGTAGCTGTATATAATGTTCGCCAGGTTCCATCTATCTTTTTGATTAACCGCAACAACGAATTGAAACTTCGTGGCGAGGATATCAAGGATTTGGAAGCATCCGTCAAGTCATTACTCTAAGTTGTTATAAATTAGCATATTTCATTTAAATATGTTACATAGCAGCATTTTTTGCTTGACACGTATCACTTAAAAAGCTATCTTTGCAAAGAAATAATGAAAAGAGGGTTCCAACATGGCACATGTTGGAATTCTTTTTTGTTTATATGACCATTTAAAACAATTAAAGGAGGAAAACATCATGGCTTATATGTCAGAAGAAGGTTACAAGAAACTTATGGCGGAACTGAAAGAACTGGAAACAGTGGAACGCCCGAAGATCTCCGCGGCAATAGCCGAAGCAAGAGATAAAGGAGACTTGTCAGAAAATGCAGAGTACGATGCAGCCAAAGAGGCACAAGGTCTGTTGGAAATGCGTATCAACAAACTGAAAACAGTGATTGCGGATGCAAAAATCATTGATGAGTCCAAGCTCAAAACTGATTCCGTACAGATTTTAAATAAGGTGGAACTGAAAAATGTAAAGAATGGTATGAAGATGACTTATACCATCGTTTCCGAAAGTGAAGCTAACCTGAAGGAAGGAAAAATTTCAGTAAACACCCCGATTGCACAAGGTCTGCTTGGCAAGAAGATCGGTGATGTAGCAGAAATTACAGTACCGCAAGGCAAAATTGCATTAGAAGTAGTAAACATATCCATTTAACGTTAAGGCAGGTCTCCGTATGAGGCTTGCCTTATTTTATCAATAAAAGTTATGGCAACAATATTCAGCAGAATCATCGCAGGCGAAATCCCCTGCTACAAGGTGGCGGAAAACGACAAGTTCTTCGCATTTCTCGATATCAACCCGTTGGTAAAGGGACATACATTGGTAGTGCCCAAACAAGAAGTAGACTATATTTTCGATTTGAGCGATGAAGACCTGGCTGCAATGCACGTATTTGCAAAGCAGGTAGCCCGTGCCATCGAAAAGGCCTTCCCGTGCAAGAAGGTGGGTGAAGCAGTGATTGGACTGGAAGTTCCTCACGCACATATTCATTTAATCCCTATCCAGAAGGAATCGGATATGCTGTTCTCTAATCCGAAACTGAAATTGTCGGACGAAGAATTCAAGTCTATCGCACAAGCAATCAACTCCTCTCTATAAAACATGATGACAAAATAACGAAAGGCGTCTTGCGAAGGACGCCTTTTTCTTTTCCTGCTTCTTTCAGAAAAAACTCTCATTTTTTCAACGGGTCCGGAGACTTGTCACGGCTTTCGGCCACTTCAACCAGATAAACACCGGCACAAATAAACACTATGGCAAAGGTCTGCGTCCAACTGAAACGGTCCTGTCCGATAGCTAGTGAAGTGATAGTAGCAACAATCAGAATCAGATAGCCATAAATGGCAACAACGGTTGTTTTGAGATATTTCAATCCGATCGGAATCAGCAAATAACTGACTGTGGTAGGAAATATCAATACAAACATCAGTATCAAGAAAGGTTGCCAATGGATAGGTATTGTCAGTACAGGAGCATCAAAACCCGTGATAGCCGTAACAATCAAACCGGTAATGGCAGCTCCCGTAAATGTATAACGCAACATCGTCATCGCTCCCACGTTTGCAAGGATACGTTGGCTCATTACCAGATAGATAGCATAAGCTACGGAACTAAGCAAACAAAGCATATTCCCTGTAAATGCATCCGAAGCAAGGTCGTCACTTTTCTGAGTCAAGATGCACACCAGAGCTCCGACCAGCCCGATAGCCATACCTACTATTTTTTTCACTGACACCTTTTCTTTATAGAACACAATCATAATCACAAACACCCAAATAGGTTCCAAACTAGTAAAAATAGAACTGGAAACAGGCGTAGTCTTACTCAACCCGATAAGATAAAGGAACATAAAGCCGTACAACCCCAACGCCCCCAACAGAAGCAACAGGATTTTTTCTTTCGGAGTGGACTGTTCCTTCGGCATGAACCAGCCGATAATCCAAAAAGCGACCGCTGCAAACGTACAACGGATTGCCGCTCCCGTTAGCGGACTCATCCACAACGGAAGAAGAAATTTCAACGCATTCATATTAAAACCACCGAATATCTTTGAAACGGCCATGCTGACGTTAGCTTCCAGTTTTTTATTTCTCATCTTTATTTCAATTGGTCGTTAAACAAAAAAGTATCACGGCAACGGTATGCCCAGAAGAAAGTGCCAACAGTAATCAACAGATTGAAGATAAACGGAAATTCCTGCGACTGTGTATGAAATACCCATTGCAGAAAATCACCAATGAAAGGATAAAGCAAAATTGCCAGATAATTCATCATCATCACAAATGCCAGTGCCATTGTTGCCTTCTGTGGAAGCGCCGCATGAGTCGTTTTCTCGTACAACATAGGCTGAATAACGCCATATCCCAATCCGACAAGCAGACAACCCGGAATAATGAGCCACTCCAACGGAGCTATCCAGATTAATAACAACCCTAAAGCTATGGATAACAGACTATATGCCTTGGTACGTTCTTTTAGAAGGCCGACAATCTTATTCAAGCAGAAGCCCGGAGCCGTAATAGCCAGGAAGAAAAGCGAAATCATCAACCCCGAATTACCGCTGGAAAAATGATGTTTTTCCATTAAGAAAGGCAGATTGAAAATCACCACTACTACAATATAAGTAATTATCCCGTAAAAAGCCATTAACTGTATCAGATGCCTGATATGGATACCATATTTACCACCTCCTATATCTATGGATGAATCTTCGGCTTCCGAATCATCTTTCTGAGAAGAAGATACGGCAGCTTCCGGCTGAGTCGTCTTTAGATGTCCAACCAGCAGAATAGAAATCAAGGGAAGCAGATAGACCAGAAAAGGCAAATGCCAACTGACTTCTGCCAGATATCCGGTTACAGCAGTCGCTATAACCAAAGTAAAATTAGTAATCGCCGAACTTAACCCGAATTGCTTCACCCGATATGTACCCACAAAATACCTGGAAACCAATCCGGTGGACAAAGGAATAATCAACCCTGCCCCTACACCAAGCAAGGCACTTACCACTATTAATTGCCACATTTTATTGGAAAGCAAATATAACACTCCACTTGTTGCAAACAGCCATAGCCCGACTTGCAACACACGGACAAAATCAACTTTTTCCGTCAATTTACCACCGAGCAATATAAAAGGGATAATCAGCAACGATGGCAACGAAGTCAACATCTGAATATCCAGATCCGTAGCTTTTGGAAATATTTTTGTAAGATCACCCAAAATAGGTGAAACAGCCAACCCTGGCAGAGACGTCAATGCCGAAATAGACCATATAGCTATTAAAGTTATGAGAGGGATCGTCCCTTTACCTGTCTTTATTTTCATATACTTGCTCGTTAAAAGTTTAGATTGGAAGAACAACAATACTTCCGGTATAAAGTTCAAAATAACAAGAAATGATTTTTGAAGAAAAAAGACATTTGCATGATAGACTCGAATGAAAATGAAGAGAAAAATATCCAGAATCTGAACGAAATTCCCCCAAAAGACCACCTGAAAACTATCAAAAACCACCTAAAAACTATCCACCGATAGCTTTTGGGTCAAAATCCGTCGGATTCTACCCCGTCGTATCTGAAAAAATGCCGTAAACTTGCATCATCGAATTACAACGAATACTCACAATTTAAAAAGCAACGCATATGAAAAGTTTAAGCTTCAGAAAAGATTTAGTAGGAGTACAAGATGAATTACTCCGGTTCGCTTATAAACTGACAACCGACCGCGAAGAAGCAAACGATTTGTTGCAGGAAACATCATTGAAAGCATTAGATAACGAAGATAAATATACGCCTGATACTAATTTCAAAGGATGGATGTATACTATCATGCGCAACATCTTTATCAACAACTACCGCAAAGTAGTTCGCGACCAAACATTCATCGACCGGACCGATAACCTTTATCACCTGAACCTGCCACAAGACGCCGGTTTTGAGAGTACAGAAAAGGCTTATGACCTGAAAGAGATGCACCGTGTGGTCAACACACTTCCTAAAGAATATAAAGTCCCGTTCGCGATGCACGTTTCCGGCTTCAAATATCGTGAAATAGCAGAAAAGCTGAATCTTCCGTTAGGAACGGTAAAGAGCCGTATCTTCTTCACACGCCAAAAATTGCAGGAAGAATTAAAAGACTTCCGCTAAACGGCAAAGAGTCCGGCGTCTATGTTGAAACGCCATTTTTCAGTTAAGTCAATAGGTATAAAAAAGCAAAAGGAGCTGTTCTTCTTTTGCTTTTTTTATTTTCCCGCCTCCCTATTCTTATTGATCTCACTATCCATTATTCCTCTCTCCCTACTTATTTTTTTTCGTTTAACTATATCTTACACACTAATGAAACTCCCTACATACGGGAAAAACTTCCCCCCTTAATAAACGCCAAATAATGTAAAAGCCGAAAACTTTCAAAACTATCTGCTGTTGTTGTGGGAAATTCGACGGGGAAAATCCCCATCGCCCTAAACCTTTTAAAAAACAAATTAGTATGGAAGATTTAAATTTCAGAAAAGGTGATGCAAAAACCGATGTATTTGGCTCAGACAGAATGCTACAACCCTCTCCGGTAGAGAAAATTCCTGATGGCCCTACTACTCCTGAAGTCGCTTATCAAATGGTGAAAGACGAAACATTCGCCCAAACTCAACCACGTTTGAACCTGGCTACTTTCGTTACCACTTATATGGACGAATATGCAACCAAGCTGATGAACGAAGCTATCAATATCAATTATATTGATGAAACAGAGTATCCACGTATCGCAGTAATGAATGGTAAATGTATCAATATCGTTGCCAACTTATGGAACTCTCCCGAAAAAGACACATGGAAAACAGGTGCATTGGCAATCGGTTCTTCAGAAGCTTGTATGCTGGGTGGTGTAGCTGCATGGTTGCGCTGGCGTAAGAAAAGACAGGCTCAAAGCAAACCATTCGATAAACCAAATTTCGTTATTTCAACAGGTTTCCAGGTGGTATGGGAGAAGTTTGCACAGTTGTGGCAGATTGAAATGCGTGAAGTGCCTTTGACACTTGATAAAACCACACTCGACCCCGAAGAAGCATTGAAGATGTGTGACGAAAATACAATCTGTGTCGTACCTATCCAAGGTGTTACATGGACAGGATTGAACGATGATGTTGAAGCATTAGATAAAGCACTTGATGCTTACAACGCAAAAACTGGTTATGACATTCCTATCCACGTAGACGCCGCAAGCGGTGGTTTCATCCTTCCGTTCCTTTATCCGGAAAAGAAGTGGGACTTCCGTTTGAAATGGGTGCTTTCTATCAGTGTATCCGGTCACAAATTCGGTTTAGTATATCCAGGACTTGGTTGGGTTTGCTGGAAAGGCAAAGAATATCTGCCCGAAGAAATGGCGTTCAGCGTAAATTATCTGGGTGCTAACATCACACAGGTAGGTCTGAACTTCTCCCGTCCTGCCGCTCAGATTCTGGGACAATATTACCAATTCATTCGTTTAGGATTCCAGGGATACAAAGAAGTACAATACAATTCGTTGATGATCGCTAAATATATCCACGATGAAATCGCCAAAATGGCTCCGTTCGTCAATTACTCCGAAGATGTAGTGAACCCATTGTTCATCTGGTATCTCAAACCTGAATACGCCAAAGCAGCCAAATGGACGTTATATGACCTACAAGACAAATTGTCTCAACATGGTTGGATGGTTCCGGCTTATACATTACCTTCTAAACTGGAAGACTATGTAGTAATGCGTGTCGTTGTCCGCCAAGGATTCAGCCGCGATATGGCAGACATGTTACTAGGTGACATCAACAATGCTGTTGCCGAACTAGAAAAACTGGATTATCCGACTCCTACCCGTATGGCTCAGGAAAAGAATCTTCCGGTAGAAACAAAGATGTTCAACCATGGTGGCCGCCGTCACAAAACAGTTAAATAAGAATAGATCTATGGATAAAAAAGTAACACTCGCTCAATTGAAAGAAGTGGTACAGGAGGCATACGACCAGGTAAAAACCAATACAGGAGGCAAGAATGCCGACTATATTCCTTACTTGGCAAATGTCAATAAAGATCTCTTCGGAATTAGTGTCTGCCTGCTCAACGGGCAGACTATCCATGTGGGAGATACTGATTACCGCTTCGGAATAGAATCCGTATCGAAAGTACATACCGCTATCCTTGCATTACGTCAATATGGCGCCAAGGAAATTCTGGACAAGATCGGAGCTGATGCAACCGGCTTGCCTTTCAACTCAATCATCGCTATCTTACTGGAGAACGACCATCCGTCTACTCCATTAGTAAACGCCGGTGCTATTTCTGCTTGCAGTATGGTGAAGCCTATCGGTGACTCTGCCAAGAAATGGGATGCTATCGTTGGAAACGTAACCGATTTGTGCGGCAGCGCTCCTCAGCTGATTGATGAATTATATAAATCCGAATCGGATACGAACTTCAATAACCGTTCTATTGCCTGGTTGTTGAAAAACTACAACCGTATCTACGATGATCCGGATATGTCGTTAGACCTCTATACCCGCCAATGTTCATTAGGAGTTACTGCATTACAGCTTTCTGTTGCTGCCGGGACAATTGCCAATGGTGGTGTGAACCCAGTGACTAAAAAGGAAGTTTTCGATGCTAGCCTTGCTCCTAAAATCACAGCCATGATTGCTGCAGTAGGTTTCTACGAACATACCGGTGACTGGATGTACACTTCCGGAATCCCTGCAAAAACAGGTGTAGGTGGTGGGGTAATGGGCGTATTACCCGGACAATTCGGTATCGCTGCATTCGCTCCTCCTTTGGACGGATCGGGTAACTCTGTAAAAGCTCAGTTGGCTATCGAATACATCATGAACAAACTAAGATTGAATGTATTTGGTAACAATCGTATCACTATAGTTGATTAACGACTCTCTCTATGAAAAAGATGAAAGGTTACTGTCTGCAGATAGTAACCTTTTTTCTTCTTCCCGGTTATACTTCAATATGAAGGATATTATCTTTTATAAAAGCATTATGTTTTTGCCTCTTGTACGGATTGCGCCGGAGTTTCTTGTCCGACAGCCTTCTCCTTTTCTTCCTCCTCTTCTGCATAATATTGCTTCTTCCGCTTGTTGGACTGCTGAATAAGATTCGTGATATACACTGTAAAGATAGGAAACATCATCATTCCTAACGCTGCCAACAGTACGGACAACACTCTACCGGTCACCGTTACCGCTATTATATTCGACCCGACAGTAGTTACATCCATAAATGCCCACCACAATGCATCCCCATAACTATGGACAAGCGGATTTACTTTATGCTCAAGCACAAAGAAAGCAAGACTGGAGAAATAAACAGTAGCCAGCAACATCGTCAGATAAGAAACGAACAGGCTCGAAGCCTTATTGTACGTCAGCCAGCCGACCACAATCGCCAGCGCATATCCCCCCCTCAACAAAGGAATAAAACGGAGTAGATAAGTAATTTCGGGAGAAAAAGTCCATCCATAATAAGCAATAATGTTCTGATAAGGAATGGCTACCAACAGGAAAATGAAATGTGTCCGTAAATAACGTCCTTTGTGTTTCGCCAGAAAAAATTCCAATACAAAATCGAAAAGAAACCAAATGCAAATCCACAACTGGGTTTTCATATAAGACGACTGTGTATAAAAAGGAATTCCCTTAAAAGTATCTACCGAGATACTAATTACGAGAAAAAGAGACATCA
The nucleotide sequence above comes from Bacteroides caccae. Encoded proteins:
- a CDS encoding MFS transporter, which codes for MKIKTGKGTIPLITLIAIWSISALTSLPGLAVSPILGDLTKIFPKATDLDIQMLTSLPSLLIIPFILLGGKLTEKVDFVRVLQVGLWLFATSGVLYLLSNKMWQLIVVSALLGVGAGLIIPLSTGLVSRYFVGTYRVKQFGLSSAITNFTLVIATAVTGYLAEVSWHLPFLVYLLPLISILLVGHLKTTQPEAAVSSSQKDDSEAEDSSIDIGGGKYGIHIRHLIQLMAFYGIITYIVVVVIFNLPFLMEKHHFSSGNSGLMISLFFLAITAPGFCLNKIVGLLKERTKAYSLLSIALGLLLIWIAPLEWLIIPGCLLVGLGYGVIQPMLYEKTTHAALPQKATMALAFVMMMNYLAILLYPFIGDFLQWVFHTQSQEFPFIFNLLITVGTFFWAYRCRDTFLFNDQLK
- the glsA gene encoding glutaminase A, with translation MDKKVTLAQLKEVVQEAYDQVKTNTGGKNADYIPYLANVNKDLFGISVCLLNGQTIHVGDTDYRFGIESVSKVHTAILALRQYGAKEILDKIGADATGLPFNSIIAILLENDHPSTPLVNAGAISACSMVKPIGDSAKKWDAIVGNVTDLCGSAPQLIDELYKSESDTNFNNRSIAWLLKNYNRIYDDPDMSLDLYTRQCSLGVTALQLSVAAGTIANGGVNPVTKKEVFDASLAPKITAMIAAVGFYEHTGDWMYTSGIPAKTGVGGGVMGVLPGQFGIAAFAPPLDGSGNSVKAQLAIEYIMNKLRLNVFGNNRITIVD
- a CDS encoding HIT family protein: MATIFSRIIAGEIPCYKVAENDKFFAFLDINPLVKGHTLVVPKQEVDYIFDLSDEDLAAMHVFAKQVARAIEKAFPCKKVGEAVIGLEVPHAHIHLIPIQKESDMLFSNPKLKLSDEEFKSIAQAINSSL
- a CDS encoding RNA polymerase sigma factor, whose product is MKSLSFRKDLVGVQDELLRFAYKLTTDREEANDLLQETSLKALDNEDKYTPDTNFKGWMYTIMRNIFINNYRKVVRDQTFIDRTDNLYHLNLPQDAGFESTEKAYDLKEMHRVVNTLPKEYKVPFAMHVSGFKYREIAEKLNLPLGTVKSRIFFTRQKLQEELKDFR
- the greA gene encoding transcription elongation factor GreA codes for the protein MAYMSEEGYKKLMAELKELETVERPKISAAIAEARDKGDLSENAEYDAAKEAQGLLEMRINKLKTVIADAKIIDESKLKTDSVQILNKVELKNVKNGMKMTYTIVSESEANLKEGKISVNTPIAQGLLGKKIGDVAEITVPQGKIALEVVNISI
- the pnp gene encoding polyribonucleotide nucleotidyltransferase, with product MINPIVKTIELPDGRTITLETGKLAKQADGSVMLRMGNTMLLATVCAAKDAVPGTDFMPLQVEYKEKFAAFGRFPGGFTKREGRASDYEILTCRLVDRALRPLFPDNYHAEVYVNIILFSADGVDMPDALAGLAASAALAVSDIPFNGPISEVRVARIDGQFVINPTFEQLEKADMDLMVAATYENIMMVEGEMHEVSEAELLEAMKVAHEAIKVHCKAQMELTEEVGKTVKREYDHEVNDEDLRKAVREACYDKAYAVAASGNNNKHERFAAFEAICEEFKAQFSEEELEEKAALIDRYYHDVEKEAMRRSILDEGKRLDGRKTTEIRPIWCEVGYLPGPHGSAIFTRGETQSLTSVTLGTKLDEKIIDNVLEHGKERFLLHYNFPPFSTGEAKAQRGVGRREIGHGHLAWRALKGQIPADYPYVVRVVSEILESNGSSSMATVCAGTLALMDAGVKIKKPVSGIAMGLIKNAGEDKYAVLSDILGDEDHLGDMDFKVTGTRDGITATQMDIKVDGLSYEILERALNQAKEGRMHILDKIAETIAEPRADLKEHAPRIETMTIPKEFIGAVIGPGGKIIQGMQEETGAVITIEETEGVGRIEVSGTNKKCIDDAMRMIKAIVAVPEVGEVYKGKVRSIMPYGAFIEFLPGKDGLLHISEIDWKRLETVEEAGIKEGDEIDVKLIDIDPKTGKFKLSRKVLLPRPEKK
- a CDS encoding DMT family transporter, giving the protein MRNKKLEANVSMAVSKIFGGFNMNALKFLLPLWMSPLTGAAIRCTFAAVAFWIIGWFMPKEQSTPKEKILLLLLGALGLYGFMFLYLIGLSKTTPVSSSIFTSLEPIWVFVIMIVFYKEKVSVKKIVGMAIGLVGALVCILTQKSDDLASDAFTGNMLCLLSSVAYAIYLVMSQRILANVGAMTMLRYTFTGAAITGLIVTAITGFDAPVLTIPIHWQPFLILMFVLIFPTTVSYLLIPIGLKYLKTTVVAIYGYLILIVATITSLAIGQDRFSWTQTFAIVFICAGVYLVEVAESRDKSPDPLKK
- a CDS encoding potassium channel family protein: MKSALSDFILGKKGIYGILHIIILVMSLFLVISISVDTFKGIPFYTQSSYMKTQLWICIWFLFDFVLEFFLAKHKGRYLRTHFIFLLVAIPYQNIIAYYGWTFSPEITYLLRFIPLLRGGYALAIVVGWLTYNKASSLFVSYLTMLLATVYFSSLAFFVLEHKVNPLVHSYGDALWWAFMDVTTVGSNIIAVTVTGRVLSVLLAALGMMMFPIFTVYITNLIQQSNKRKKQYYAEEEEEKEKAVGQETPAQSVQEAKT
- a CDS encoding TlpA disulfide reductase family protein codes for the protein MKKITFVALAALTITACSSGPKFQVNGDISGADGKMLYLEASGLEGIAALDSVKLKGEGAFSFKQPRPESPEFYRLRIDDKVINFSVDSIETLQIKAPYVDFSTAYTIEGSGNSNKIKELTLKQIDLQKNVDDLLATLRNNNISHDIFEDSLATLLNNYKEDVKVNYIFAAPNTAAAYFALFQKLNNYLIFDPLNNKDDVKCFAAVATSLNNTYPDAVRSKNLYNIVIKGMKNTRQPQAKALEIPQEKIVETGIIDIALRDIHGNVRKLTDLKGKVVLLDFSVFQSPAGAPHNMLLRELYNKYASQGLEIYQISLDADEHYWKTAAANLPWICVRDGNGVYSTNVAVYNVRQVPSIFLINRNNELKLRGEDIKDLEASVKSLL
- a CDS encoding glutamate decarboxylase translates to MEDLNFRKGDAKTDVFGSDRMLQPSPVEKIPDGPTTPEVAYQMVKDETFAQTQPRLNLATFVTTYMDEYATKLMNEAININYIDETEYPRIAVMNGKCINIVANLWNSPEKDTWKTGALAIGSSEACMLGGVAAWLRWRKKRQAQSKPFDKPNFVISTGFQVVWEKFAQLWQIEMREVPLTLDKTTLDPEEALKMCDENTICVVPIQGVTWTGLNDDVEALDKALDAYNAKTGYDIPIHVDAASGGFILPFLYPEKKWDFRLKWVLSISVSGHKFGLVYPGLGWVCWKGKEYLPEEMAFSVNYLGANITQVGLNFSRPAAQILGQYYQFIRLGFQGYKEVQYNSLMIAKYIHDEIAKMAPFVNYSEDVVNPLFIWYLKPEYAKAAKWTLYDLQDKLSQHGWMVPAYTLPSKLEDYVVMRVVVRQGFSRDMADMLLGDINNAVAELEKLDYPTPTRMAQEKNLPVETKMFNHGGRRHKTVK